The Pochonia chlamydosporia 170 chromosome 1, whole genome shotgun sequence genome window below encodes:
- a CDS encoding bZIP transcription factor, bZIP-1 (similar to Metarhizium robertsii ARSEF 23 XP_007817077.1) translates to MVEAMTDAHAPRKRGRPRNATDDQQAPERRRRQLRVAQQAYRKRKETTIVNLQSRIRELESGIEELSESFLSFSNLLFEAGILQNQPRVTSALQKITQQCVSLAKRGCDEAGQPAAPADVSPSTSPTLSDTQDLISNYKPLITQLDSLPIIGDVFQSSPDLAAQWPGLSQLPPTPPFQEQAILPFGIALSSPNIPFSSIPSPAMNFPTIVSPDNLLKQGRWTLSHLLVRQCCETGYYLLTSLSGDDPRVKAIFGKRLAIDERNCLISGFVAVMHDEIGDTIELRTKVLNSRRNSYSPERLAVSSRTWQIVNESGADEWMDASGVQRLLQQRGIRIQDPSSALSSPRFNSAPQLNAASFIKYLSLCPICLGRGPAFRKRDVENAIRLATLDDPWAFNPVCETP, encoded by the exons ATGGTGGAAGCAATGACTGACGCGCACGCGCCTCGCAAGAGGGGCCGGCCACGAAATGCGACGGACGATCAGCAAGCTCCCGAG AGACGTCGAAGGCAGCTTCGCGTCGCGCAACAAGCATATCGCAAGAGAAAAGAGACCACGATCGTCAATCTGCAATCTCGCATACGGGAACTCGAGTCGGGCATCGAAGAGCTCAGCGAGTCGTTCCTTTCCTTCAGTAATCTTCTGTTCGAGGCTGGGATTCTTCAAAATCAGCCTCGTGTCACATCTGCTCTGCAAAAAATTACACAGCAATGCGTGTCGCTTGCCAAAAGGGGCTGCGACGAGGCCGGACAACCTGCAGCCCCGGCGGACGTATCGCCATCGACGTCTCCCACGCTTAGCGACACACAAGATTTAATCTCAAATTACAAACCGCTCATAACTCAACTTGATTCATTGCCAATAATCGGTGATGTTTTCCAGTCCTCGCCGGACCTCGCGGCTCAATGGCCTGGACTATCACAACTACCCCCCACGCCACCCTTCCAAGAACAGGCAATTCTGCCGTTCGGAATAGCCTTGTCGTCTCCGAATATCcccttctcatccatccCTAGTCCCGCCATGAATTTCCCGACCATAGTATCGCCCGACAATCTCTTAAAGCAAGGGCGCTGGACACTCTCACACCTTCTAGTCCGACAATGCTGCGAGACTGGATACTATCTATTAACAAGCTTATCTGGAGACGATCCAAGGGTCAAAGCAATCTTCGGCAAACGATTGGCCATCGACGAGCGCAACTGCTTGATCTCCGGATTCGTTGCCGTCATGCACGACGAAATAGGAGACACGATCGAGTTGAGGACAAAAGTTCTCAATTCAAGGAGGAACAGCTACTCGCCTGAACGACTCGCCGTTTCCTCTCGAACGTGGCAAATTGTCAATGAATCGGGTGCTGATGAGTGGATGGATGCTAGTGGTGTGCAAAGGCTGCTACAGCAGCGAGGGATTCGTATTCAGGACCCGAGCTCGGCCCTCTCCAGTCCCCGGTTCAATTCAGCTCCGCAGCTCAACGCAGCGAGCTTCATTAAAT ATCTTTCCCTCTGCCCTATCTGTCTCGGTCGCGGACCAGCGTTCCGAAAGCGCGATGTTGAGAATGCCATTCGCCTTGCAACTCTTGATGATCCTTGGGCGTTTAACCCTGTGTGCGAAACACCATGA